The region TTTGGAGATGTTGGAGAGATTAGTAGAGAGGTTCCTTGGACACTATTTATTGCAAACTATATGTATATGATTTATACTGGAAGTGGAATTATCTTTTTAGTTGCATTAGCAGAACTACTTAATTTTAAAGTTGTAGAGAAATTGGCAGCTTCTTTTATGGTAATTGGACTTGCAATGGTTTTCGCAGGGTTATTTACAATTGCTACAGATTTAAATTTGTTAAATATGCATTGGATGTTTATAACTCCTAATGTAAATACAGGAATGTGGTTGATGCTACCTTTATATTTAACATATATACCTTTTGTTCTGTTTGAGATATATTTGATTTTAACAAATAAAAGAGAGTTAGCAAAAAAATTAGCATTCCCAATTTTAGTAATGAGTATTGGGGTTGACTTAATTGAATATTATATACAAGCCAAATTATTCTCAATGAATACTGCAAGACATTTATGGACTGAATTTCCAGCTTTAATGTTTTATTTTATTATATCTGCTTTTGTATCATCTTTAGGTATTATGGGAGTATTATCTTATTTAGTACATAGAGATAAAAGTGAGTATAAAGAGTTGATGGCTTTGATTAGAAAAGCTATGTTGTTTTTCATCTATTTATTAGCAATTTATGAAGTAATTGGATATTTAGTTATTGATAAAGATTGGGCTTTTATTATTTTATTCGGAGAATTTAGATTATTATATTTTGGTGGGTATATTTTATTTACCTTAGTATTGCCATTTTTACTTTTATTTAGAATAATAAAACATTATATTTTAGCATCTTGTATTTCAACTATTATAGGAGGGTTTATAGGAAGATATCTATTTGTTTATGGGGGTAACGCTAACCCAATGTCTGATAGATTTGGTGTTGGTTATGAAAAGTATAATTTTTATGATATGGAAACTACCTTTAATTATGTAACGCCACATTTAGGGGAAGTTTTAATTACAATTGGTTCAATTGGTATTATAATAGCAATTTATAAATTAGTTGATACACTATTTTCAATAAATGAAGAAAAAGAGATACTTTAATAAGGAGAAAATGATGAAATTAATTCTAAAAAGTTTGTTAGTAGCAGGTCTTTTAACGACAGGAGTTTTGGCAAATGATCCAGGGAATTTAACAAAACCTAGTGCAAAAGTTCAATCTATGATTGATAAGTTTGGTCTAAAAATGGTTGATTATAACTATACAAAAGCTAGACTTGGTAAAGGAACAAGAAAAACAGCAAAAGCAATTTTAATAGATGCAAGACCTGCTAAAAAATATATGGCAGGTACAATTCCAAGTTCTATTAATATCCCTGATACAGCATATGATAAATATATTGGACAATTAAAAGATGTAGCTAAAAACAAAGAGATATTAGTATATTGTGGGGGTTGGAAATGTGGTAAATCTCCAAAAGTAGCAAATATGTTGAAAAAAGATGGATTTACAAATGTAAAACTTTACCAAGCAGGGGAACCACAATGGAAAAAATTAAACTATAAAGAAGTTGGACTTCCTGTAGTAAAATCAGCACAAGCTAAAAACGCTGCTGTACTTATAGATTCTAGACCATATAAAATGTTTTTAAAAGAAACAATCCCTGGTGCAATCTCAATTCCTGATACTAAGATCGAAGAATTAAAAGGAAGATTTCCTGTAAATCATTCTGAAAAAATAATTACATTTTGTGGGGGATATCATTGTGCAAAATCTCATAATGTAGCAAAAAAACTTATCTCTATGGGATATAGTGATGTAAATGTATTTGCAGCGGGTATACCAGAATGGAAAAATGCAGGTTTAGCAACTACAAAATCAGCCTCAAAAGTAGAAAAAAAATCTGAAGTTCCTAAAAAGAAAGAGTTTTCTAAAAATGGTGCAAAATTAGGTGCAGATGAAGGGAGTATTGATGGGGAATGGTTTAATGCTTTTATTCAAAAAGATGCAGTACCTTCTTATATCCAAATTGTACAAGTTACTTCACCTGAAGAGTATAAAGCAGGTCATATTAAAGGGGCAATAAATATCGAAGCTGAAAAATTTACTGCAAAAGAGTTAATGTCAAAATTACCAAAAGATAAAACTATAGTATTTAATTGTACTGCTGGTGGAAGATCAATGGATGCTTGGACAAAAATTAATGAAGCTGGACTAGATGTATCAGAAATATTCTATTTTGATGCAAATATTGATTGTAAAGGAACTGATTGTAAAATTGAGGTTAATGAACCTCTAGAATAATCTTTTCTTCTTAAAATAAAAAAGGGGTAGAGAAAAACTCTACCCCTTTTTTTATATTTGCAAATTTATATTTAAATTATGCTGCTAAAGCTTCTTTTGCTTTTACTACTAATGCTGAAAATGCTTCCGCATCATTCATAGCAAAGTCTGCTAAGATTTTTCTATCAAGTTCAATGTTAGCTAATTTTAAACCATTCATGAATCTTGAGTAGTTAATATCATTTAATCTACAAGCAGCATTGATTCTAACGATCCAAAGCTTTCTAATATCTCTTTTTTTCTGTCTTCTATCTCTATAAGCGTATACTAAAGAGTGTTCTAATTGCTCTTTCGCTTTTCTAAAATGTTTTCTTCTACCACTAAAAAATCCTCTAGCAGCTTTTAAAACTTTCTTATGTCTTCTTCTTCTTACTACACCAGTTTTTACTCTAGGCATATTATTCCTTTCTTTACCATATATGTTTAATAATAGGTGTCGATTTTATAATCGAACTTGTCCACTTATACAGTGGAGGGACTGTGTAATTAAATTTTTAATTACGCTTGGTTTAACATCAATTTAACTCTAGATGAATCTGAGCTTGCGATTGTTTGTGGACCTCTAAGATTTCTTTTTCTCTTTTGAGTCTTTTTTGTTAGAATGTGACTTCTAAAAGCTGATCCTCTTTTAATAGAACCATTTTTCTTTACTTTAAATCTTTTTAAAGCACTACTAACTGATTTCATCTTTGGCATCGTATAGTTCCTTTCCTATAAATTTGCATTTTCATATTATGAAAAAGTGTGAGATTTTACTTAAAATATACTTAAATTAAGGTTAAATAGTTTTTTAGGGAGAAGGAAGAATATTATATTCTTCCCTATTTTTTTAGATTAATTTTTAGGTTTTTCAGATTTTGGAACTACGTACATATTTACAAATCTACCCTCTTGTTTAGGTTCAGATTCTCTTACTCCATACTCTTCAATCATAGGCCATACTCTTTCAAGAACTTCTGCTCCTGCTTCTGGGTGAGCCATCTCTCTACCTTTTAAGAATACTCTACATTTTACATGGTATCCTTTTTCTAAAAACTCAATTGCATGTTTAACTTTGTAGTTAATATCATTTTCAGCAATTTTTACAGAGAATTTAACCTCTTTAACAACAATAACTTTTTGCTTTTTCTTAGCTTCTTTTTTCTTTTTTTCTTGTTGGTATTTGAATTTACCATAATCCATAATTTTTGCTACAGGAGGCTTTGCATCCGGAGCAATAAGAACTAAGTCTAAGCCTAAATCATCAGCAGTTGTTTGGGCATCTCTTGTTGAAATTATTCCATAGTTTGTTCCATCATCACCCGTACATCTTACTTCACTAACTGTGATATCCTCGTTCATTATTACTTCTGATTTTTTTGAATTCCTACTCAAATTTTACTCCCTGTATTTAATTGATTTAACATTGTTATGAACTCATCTTTACTCATATTAGATTGTTCTCTATTTCTCCTATCTCTAAGTGCAATTGCTTTATTTTGAACTTCTTCATCTCCAATTACAACTATCATAGGTACTCTTTTCTTTTCTGCCATTCTGATTCTTTTGTTTAAACTTTCATTCATATCAAAAATATCAGAATCTATATCCATTTCAATAAGTTCTTTTTGTAACTCTTTTGCATACTCAACATGTGGCTCAGCAATTGGTACAAAAATAACTTGTGTTGGAGCAATTGCAAATGGAAACTCTCCTGCACAATGCTCTGTCAAAATACCAATAAATCTTTCAAATGAACCAAGAATTGCTCTATGAATCATTACTGGTTGTTCTTTTTCACCTTTGTCGTTAATATATTCAGCTTCAAATCTGCTAGGTAGGTTCATATCTACTTGAACTGTACCACATTGCCATTTTCTACCAATAGCATCTAGAATTTTAATATCAATTTTTGGTCCGTAGAAAGCTCCCCCACCTTCATCAATACCATAATCAATCTGCTTTTCATCTAGTGCATCCATTATCCCTTTTGTAGTTTTTTCCCAGAATATATCATCACCGATAGCTTTTTCAGGTTTTGTTGAAACTTCAATTTCATATTTGAAATCAAATAGTTTTAATAATGAATCAACAAACTCTAATACTTCAAAGATTACCTCTTTGATTTGGTCTTGTGTACAGAAAATATGTGCATCATCTTGAGTAAACTCTCTTACTCTAAATAATCCATGCATAGCTCCACTCATCTCATGTCTATGAACTACACCATATTCAAAAAGTTTTTTAGGTAAATCTTTATAAGATACAAGACTATTTTTAAATATTTGAATATGACCAACACAGTTCATAGGTTTGATACCATACTCTTGTTCGTCAATCACCGTAAAATACATATTTTCTTTATAATTTTGATAGTGACCTGAAATTTTCCACATATCTGATTTAAGCATTTCTGGACCACGAACTGGCTCATAACCTCTTACTCTATGAGCTTTATAAAGAATTTTTTCTAATTTTCCTCTAAGTCTTGCTCCATTTGGAAGCCATAAAGGTAAACCTGCTCCAATATCATCATTGAATGCAAATAATTCTAATTCTGTTCCTAATTTTCTATGGTCTCTTTTTTTAGCTTCTTCTAACATTCTTACATAGTCATTTAACTCTTTTTTGTCAAAAAATGCAATACCATAGATTCTTGTAATCATCTCATTTTTTTCATCACCACCAAGATAAGCTCCAGCTACTCTTGTTAGTTTAAATGCTCTAATCATTCTAGTATTTGGTAAGTGAGGACCTCTACATAAGTCTTCAAACTCACCTTGCTTATAAAGGGTTAATGTATCATCGGTAATATTTTGTAAAACAGCTTGTTTTAATTCATCATTAGCAAATTTCGTTAGTATCTCTTCTCTGGTTGTTTCATATCTTTCAATAGGTAATTTCCTATTTGCAATCTCTTTCATCTTTTTTTCGATTTTTGGTAAATCTTCATCAGAGATTTTTGAATCAACCTTAAAGTCATAGTAGAATCCCTCTTTTACAACAGGTCCTACGAAAAATTTTGCTTCAGGGTACAACTCTTTGATAGCTTGTGCCATCATATGAGCACATGAGTGTCTAAGAATTTCTAGAGACTCAGCAGAATTGTCAGCTTTAATTTCATCTCCAGTGAGGTTTAAAGCTGCAGCAGTTTGAAGGTCATAAATATTTCCTTCACTTAATATACCAATAGGTTCCAATAATTTCCTTTTTAATTTTTTTGTAAATTTGTACATTTTATCGCATTTGCACTTAAAAGTAATCTTAAGTACTATTTTTTTAATTTATTTTTGTTAAAATATGGAATGATTTTAAACTTATCACAAATAAAAACAGAAGCCTTATTACTTTTTTGTAAAGACCTTATAGAGTCTTATAAAGATAAAAATGATATTGAATTTAATATTGATAATGAGATTAATGAATATATAAATAAGACTTCAAATGAGATATTCAAACAATTACAAATAGTAACATTTTCTAATGATTACTACATTAAAAACAGAAATCATTACAGAATAAAAGCTGTACTTAATGCCTATAACTTTATAAATAAAGAGATTACTAAAGAGCTTAAAAAAGGTAAAGTTTTTAATCCTTCAATGCTTTATTTTTCTTTATTGGCTGTGTGGTTTAAAGAGTTGGGAAAAGAATCAAAATCAAAACAATATATCTATTTTACAATCTATCCTTATTCACTAGTATATGATAAGTTATTAATAAATATTAAAGATGAAAAATTTAAGTTGATGAATATTGCAATGTTAGAAATAGCAGAAAAAGTAGTTTTAAAATTGGATAAAATATCTTTTAAATAAAAGAAGAGGTTTCCCTCTTCTTTTTTAGAATCTGTATCTTACGTAAGCTTTTACATCTTGTGCAGATTCAACAGGATCACTACCCATTAATCTAGCTTGAGCCATTGTCATAGGTGCACCTTCTGCTCCAAAGAATGAATTACTTCCAGTATAATCATAATCAATTCTTACATAACTTAGACCAAACTCTAAAGAATCAGTAATTTTTTGATTTCTATAAACTTCCCATGCACTACCTCTTGCAGCAATTTTACTTCCTGCATAAGTATCTTCACCATAAGTCATAGATCTCCAGTATTTAGAACCTTTATTCCACTCAATACCAATTCTTGCAGTATCGGGACTAATTGGACAAGGAGCATTTAATCCAATCCAGAAAGAACTACCAGTATTTGATTCAGTTGAACCTAACATACCAAGTGCAGTTGGATTTGTTTTTGACATAGCATATGAAGCAAAGAATTTTGTATCATCTAAGTAATCAGATATCCCATCACCAATACCATCAGCTTTAAACATAATAGTTGCTAAATCCATATCTCCTACATCATTAAATGTAAGATTAGCTTGTGCATTCATCATAGCTGAAGGAGTTCCTGCCCCTGCCATTGCCACTTGGTATGCTCCAAGTTGAGTATTTGTATAACCAATTAGATTCCATGCATGTGCATAGTTTGTGTGTACTGAATATTGTCCATTATCCCATGGTACAAAAATAAATCCAAACATATCAACATTTTCATTTAAGTTTTCATCTTCTGCATAATCAAGTCCATCCATTGAGAATCTTTGTTTTGCATTTGTTAAACCTCTACCTGCACAGAATTTAAACCACATCCCTTCAACACCTGTAATTTTATCTAGCTCAAATTTAGCACTTGCTCCATCAAATTCAACATTTACAGTGTGTGATAAAGGTGATTTTCTAGGTTGGTTTGCTCTCATATTGATTCCAAGTCCATCAGTTGATGGTCTTCTACCAACAGAAACAGTCCAAGGTACATTAGCACCTAA is a window of Halarcobacter sp. DNA encoding:
- the thrS gene encoding threonine--tRNA ligase, which codes for MYKFTKKLKRKLLEPIGILSEGNIYDLQTAAALNLTGDEIKADNSAESLEILRHSCAHMMAQAIKELYPEAKFFVGPVVKEGFYYDFKVDSKISDEDLPKIEKKMKEIANRKLPIERYETTREEILTKFANDELKQAVLQNITDDTLTLYKQGEFEDLCRGPHLPNTRMIRAFKLTRVAGAYLGGDEKNEMITRIYGIAFFDKKELNDYVRMLEEAKKRDHRKLGTELELFAFNDDIGAGLPLWLPNGARLRGKLEKILYKAHRVRGYEPVRGPEMLKSDMWKISGHYQNYKENMYFTVIDEQEYGIKPMNCVGHIQIFKNSLVSYKDLPKKLFEYGVVHRHEMSGAMHGLFRVREFTQDDAHIFCTQDQIKEVIFEVLEFVDSLLKLFDFKYEIEVSTKPEKAIGDDIFWEKTTKGIMDALDEKQIDYGIDEGGGAFYGPKIDIKILDAIGRKWQCGTVQVDMNLPSRFEAEYINDKGEKEQPVMIHRAILGSFERFIGILTEHCAGEFPFAIAPTQVIFVPIAEPHVEYAKELQKELIEMDIDSDIFDMNESLNKRIRMAEKKRVPMIVVIGDEEVQNKAIALRDRRNREQSNMSKDEFITMLNQLNTGSKI
- a CDS encoding rhodanese-like domain-containing protein, whose protein sequence is MKLILKSLLVAGLLTTGVLANDPGNLTKPSAKVQSMIDKFGLKMVDYNYTKARLGKGTRKTAKAILIDARPAKKYMAGTIPSSINIPDTAYDKYIGQLKDVAKNKEILVYCGGWKCGKSPKVANMLKKDGFTNVKLYQAGEPQWKKLNYKEVGLPVVKSAQAKNAAVLIDSRPYKMFLKETIPGAISIPDTKIEELKGRFPVNHSEKIITFCGGYHCAKSHNVAKKLISMGYSDVNVFAAGIPEWKNAGLATTKSASKVEKKSEVPKKKEFSKNGAKLGADEGSIDGEWFNAFIQKDAVPSYIQIVQVTSPEEYKAGHIKGAINIEAEKFTAKELMSKLPKDKTIVFNCTAGGRSMDAWTKINEAGLDVSEIFYFDANIDCKGTDCKIEVNEPLE
- the nrfD gene encoding NrfD/PsrC family molybdoenzyme membrane anchor subunit — translated: MEKYTIAGLEINKRSFKDLFFNKTMFFSYILIFIAILGVIEIFELRYFSEVATANSLGAGPVTEELKNALRNAIFGDVGEISREVPWTLFIANYMYMIYTGSGIIFLVALAELLNFKVVEKLAASFMVIGLAMVFAGLFTIATDLNLLNMHWMFITPNVNTGMWLMLPLYLTYIPFVLFEIYLILTNKRELAKKLAFPILVMSIGVDLIEYYIQAKLFSMNTARHLWTEFPALMFYFIISAFVSSLGIMGVLSYLVHRDKSEYKELMALIRKAMLFFIYLLAIYEVIGYLVIDKDWAFIILFGEFRLLYFGGYILFTLVLPFLLLFRIIKHYILASCISTIIGGFIGRYLFVYGGNANPMSDRFGVGYEKYNFYDMETTFNYVTPHLGEVLITIGSIGIIIAIYKLVDTLFSINEEKEIL
- a CDS encoding DUF3373 family protein; amino-acid sequence: MKKTIVALSAVAALSTSSFAATISQEDMMKQIEALKAQISALENKIGATESTSKANKESLEKMMQGDVAISDARFKKLEKKVNIIGNTARKAKIQSGGDNLKWDVDFRTQVDHIQYKKASGAKAKNSNLMTNRLLLGMAYQPDDNTLFRGTLAYNKAFGDTANHSQSNTNPGYADFDWVTNENALDNEIKVKEAYWLYKDKTLLGANVPWTVSVGRRPSTDGLGINMRANQPRKSPLSHTVNVEFDGASAKFELDKITGVEGMWFKFCAGRGLTNAKQRFSMDGLDYAEDENLNENVDMFGFIFVPWDNGQYSVHTNYAHAWNLIGYTNTQLGAYQVAMAGAGTPSAMMNAQANLTFNDVGDMDLATIMFKADGIGDGISDYLDDTKFFASYAMSKTNPTALGMLGSTESNTGSSFWIGLNAPCPISPDTARIGIEWNKGSKYWRSMTYGEDTYAGSKIAARGSAWEVYRNQKITDSLEFGLSYVRIDYDYTGSNSFFGAEGAPMTMAQARLMGSDPVESAQDVKAYVRYRF
- the rplT gene encoding 50S ribosomal protein L20, whose product is MPRVKTGVVRRRRHKKVLKAARGFFSGRRKHFRKAKEQLEHSLVYAYRDRRQKKRDIRKLWIVRINAACRLNDINYSRFMNGLKLANIELDRKILADFAMNDAEAFSALVVKAKEALAA
- the infC gene encoding translation initiation factor IF-3, translated to MNEDITVSEVRCTGDDGTNYGIISTRDAQTTADDLGLDLVLIAPDAKPPVAKIMDYGKFKYQQEKKKKEAKKKQKVIVVKEVKFSVKIAENDINYKVKHAIEFLEKGYHVKCRVFLKGREMAHPEAGAEVLERVWPMIEEYGVRESEPKQEGRFVNMYVVPKSEKPKN
- the rpmI gene encoding 50S ribosomal protein L35 produces the protein MPKMKSVSSALKRFKVKKNGSIKRGSAFRSHILTKKTQKRKRNLRGPQTIASSDSSRVKLMLNQA